Proteins encoded together in one Mercenaria mercenaria strain notata chromosome 18, MADL_Memer_1, whole genome shotgun sequence window:
- the LOC128550556 gene encoding uncharacterized protein LOC128550556, translating into MNLQKHIAQRNAQKNVIDYYLARIEDAKSAENISLIDFNGIFEKLALKVKQMEEMNEKIANLTDSEEINEEIIQTEKYMLDLDLKMRHLSDFRDKQIRTDVQQPQFFPTDGQSTLHVESQQTFSSEFSQSTTDRSSQSTSGFQQAQLNVNAHPFVSQNVSNNSFQFHRLPKLSLPKFNGDILKWQGFWDSFESTIHLNTNLTDVQKFTYLQSQLEGVAARTIDGFALTNSNYLRAISLLRERFGQQHKIVHTTMQALIQLPAPLNTLSSLQAFHDKMETYIRGLESMGQNQESYGSLLVPIILDKMPQEVRKNLAREHGDNDWKLEELRSALRKEVRILEVGIQSYTPEINDFIPTSSFYTGALSKQRRKQNKDKTEIDFNTNRKNKSNDIICAFCEESHKSIDCTRFPDTLLRMQKVKEKQLCFNCLRKHRVINCTSQRRCLVCKKKHHTSICNNKSKEHNSGGNVPDVQPSKPETAVLHSSTQETSHGVLLKTAISKVTSGNITRDTHILFDEGAQKSFITETLAQELQLSTSGTETLHLATFGNQEQQLKHVDSATVYLITNQKKRIPINVLIVPTISVPISTSLHNTASHLPYLRGLNLAHPVSGDEVFTISLLIGADHYWDVIEDHFKYADVDQLQ; encoded by the coding sequence ATGAATTTACAGAAACATATAGCACAGAGAAATGCTCAGAAGAATGTTATAGACTATTATTTAGCGAGAATAGAAGACGCCAAAAGCGCCGAGAACATTTCACTGATCGATTTCAACGGAATATTTGAAAAACTCGCGTTAAAAGTGAAACAAATGGAAGAAATGAACGAGAAGATTGCAAATCTTACGGACAGCGAAGAAATTAACGAAGAAATTATACAAACCGAAAAGTATATGTTGGACTTAGACCTTAAAATGAGACACCTTAGTGACTTTAGAGATAAACAGATTCGTACAGATGTACAACAACCGCAGTTTTTCCCCACTGATGGTCAGTCAACTCTTCATGTGGAGTCGCAGCAGACATTTTCCTCTGAATTTTCGCAGTCCACAACTGACAGATCGTCACAGAGCACTTCCGGTTTTCAACAAGCACAGTTGAATGTAAATGCACATCCTTTCGTCAGTCAGAATGTAAGTAAcaattcatttcaatttcataGACTGCCAAAGTTGTCTCTACCAAAATTTAACGGTGATATTCTTAAATGGCAAGGTTTCTGGGATTCCTTTGAATCAACCATTCACCTGAATACCAATCTCACAGACGTACAGAAGTTTACATATTTACAGTCTCAGCTAGAGGGCGTTGCAGCACGTACTATAGACGGTTTTGCCTTAACAAATTCCAATTATTTGAGAGCCATTAGTTTACTTAGAGAGAGGTTCGGACAACAGCATAAGATTGTACATACCACCATGCAGGCCTTGATACAACTACCGGCGCCATTGAACACGCTTAGCAGTTTACAAGCGTTCCATGACAAAATGGAAACGTACATTCGAGGGTTAGAATCAATGGGGCAGAATCAAGAAAGTTACGGAAGCCTGTTAGTGCcaataattttagacaaaatgcCACAAGAGGTCAGAAAAAATCTTGCACGAGAACACGGCGACAATGACTGGAAGTTAGAAGAACTTAGGAGTGCCCTGAGGAAAGAAGTCCGGATACTTGAAGTCGGAATTCAAAGCTATACACCGGAAATAAACGATTTCATACCGACATCGTCTTTTTACACTGGAGCGTTATCAAAGCAAAGAAGaaagcaaaataaagacaaaacagaGATAGATTTCaatacaaacagaaaaaataaatcaaatgatatcATTTGTGCATTCTGTGAAGAATCACATAAATCTATTGACTGTACAAGGTTTCCTGATACGCTGTTAAGAATGCagaaagtgaaagaaaaacaattgtgctttaattgtttaagaaaacaCCGGGTCATAAACTGCACGTCACAAAGAAGATGTCTGGTCTGTAAAAAGAAACATCATACTAGCATATGTAACAACAAGAGTAAAGAACACAACAGTGGCGGGAATGTTCCGGATGTACAGCCATCAAAACCGGAAACGGCAGTTCTACATTCATCTACCCAAGAAACTTCCCATGGTGTTTTACTGAAAACAGCCATTAGCAAGGTGACTTCCGGTAACATAACAAGGGATACTCATATCCTGTTTGACGAAGGAGCACAGAAGTCATTTATCACCGAGACGCTAGCACAAGAATTGCAACTATCCACATCCGGTACAGAAACCTTACACTTAGCAACGTTTGGTAACCAAGAACAACAACTAAAACATGTTGATTCCGCAACGGTGTACCTCATTACAAACCAGAAAAAGAGAATACCGATCAATGTATTAATAGTGCCTACTATATCAGTACCTATTAGTACCAGTCTACACAACACAGCGTCCCATTTACCTTACCTGAGAGGACTGAACCTGGCACATCCGGTTAGCGGCGATGAGGTATTTACAATTTCTCTGCTGATAGGAGCTGACCATTACTGGGACGTCATTGAAGATCATTTTAAATACGCGGATGTGGACCAACTGCAGTGA
- the LOC128550558 gene encoding uncharacterized protein LOC128550558 — protein sequence MNLRSWSSNNSELKAIATREGVIDRDEVTKVLGMCWKPETDSMAYRHHKIPKLDSVTKRDILRYSSRIYDPLGLLSPVTVRAKLLLQQLWKDKFDWDVPLPLEVQDKWNKLAEDLNTVTDTEFSRQYIRQSKHKQTINNSRTKSTLHVFVDSSLKSYGAAVYIVNADGSRLVIAKNRVAPVKPMTLPQLELMAAVVGARLVQHVQESLNISDVICWSDSQIVLHWLSTSKPLKRFVQNRVIEIQTLTKNYPWHYCPTYDNPSDLLTRGIPADQLLQNDLWNSGPSWIQNQSNWPVWKPTENEMQTTTKTQTTVSDISLPSDATKMSVVCSIKCSTNEGIHQVINIEKYSKYFKLLRVTAYLLRFISNCRNTQTKLTDELTTAEIERAEIRWLKCCQESTYPDEMSSLKSNTTKRLPLVKQLRLFVDKSGIIRCEGRIHNAPLSDVTKFPYLLPKRHPLTRLIVLDTHENQLHAGTNATATQLRQKYWIPATRQCVKSILRKCTICRRVQGKPYRAPDPPPLPKVRVEESPPFTVTGVDYTGALYVRDHSGSVIKVYICLFTCANSRALHLEVVPDLSKESFLLAFRRFVSRRSVPRVMMSDNATTFTSASESLKHIFQSTQVRETLSRKGTEWKFIPKRAPWYGGWWERLIGLTKIALKKVVGCSLVTMETLQTVVTEIEAMLNDRPLTQMSSSVDDMDPLTPSHLLYGRRLTSLPYNTTTLDFENSSKFDEHSAVTKQAKLQSKLLDHFWKRWRMEYLTALRESHRKSGTNEQMIAVGDVVQIHDECPRNQWKLGVVEQLITGRDDRTRAATIRTANGTTTRPIVKLYPLECVNYRNT from the coding sequence ATGAACTTAAGATCGTGGTCTTCTAACAACTCCGAACTAAAAGCTATCGCCACACGAGAAGGAGTCATAGATAGAGATGAAGTAACCAAGGTACTAGGTATGTGCTGGAAACCGGAAACAGATTCCATGGCATACAGACATCACAAGATACCAAAGTTAGACTCTGTAACCAAGAGGGACATTCTAAGATATTCATCACGAATTTATGATCCACTAGGTCTGTTAAGCCCGGTAACAGTAAGGGCAAAATTACTTCTTCAGCAATTATGGAAAGATAAGTTTGATTGGGATGTACCGTTACCACTAGAGGTGCAAGATAAATGGAACAAGCTGGCTGAAGATCTGAACACAGTTACAGATACAGAGTTTTCCAGACAGTACATACGGCAGTCAAAGCATAAACAGACCATAAATAATTCAAGAACAAAAAGTACTCTCCATGTATTTGTCGATTCCAGTCTCAAATCATATGGAGCAGCAGTATACATAGTGAACGCAGATGGATCCAGATTGGTGATCGCGAAAAATCGGGTAGCTCCCGTGAAACCCATGACATTACCACAGCTCGAACTTATGGCCGCAGTAGTCGGCGCCAGATTAGTTCAACACGTACAAGAATCCTTGAACATTTCCGACGTCATCTGCTGGTCCGATAGCCAGATTGTGCTTCATTGGTTATCAACATCTAAACCACTGAAACGGTTCGTGCAGAACAGAGTGATAGAAATACAAACACTTACTAAAAATTACCCATGGCACTATTGTCCAACATATGATAATCCTTCAGACCTTCTAACTCGTGGTATTCCTGCTGACCAGCTCTTACAGAACGACCTATGGAACAGTGGGCCGTCATGGATACAAAACCAGTCCAACTGGCCTGTTTGGAAACCAACAGAGAATGAAATGCAGACGACAACAAAAACGCAGACGACAGTTTCGGATATCTCGTTGCCCTCCGATGCCACAAAGATGAGCGTAGTATGCAGTATAAAGTGTAGCACAAATGAAGGCATCCATCAAGTAATCAACATAGAGAAATACAGCAAATACTTCAAACTGTTACGTGTAACTGCCTACTTATTACGATTCATAAGTAATTGCCGAAATACACAGACAAAACTTACCGATGAATTAACGACAGCAGAAATCGAAAGAGCAGAGATAAGGTGGCTAAAATGTTGCCAAGAAAGTACTTACCCAGATGAGATGTCCAGTTTGAAGTCCAATACCACCAAAAGATTACCACTTGTCAAACAATTGCGTTTATTCGTAGATAAAAGCGGTATTATTCGTTGTGAAGGACGTATACATAACGCGCCATTATCCGACGTCACCAAATTCCCCTATTTGTTACCGAAGAGACATCCACTTACACGCCTGATTGTACTAGACACACATGAGAACCAGTTACATGCAGGAACGAACGCTACTGCTACCCAGTTAAGGCAGAAGTACTGGATCCCAGCTACCAGGCAGTGCGTAAAATCTATCCTCAGGAAATGTACAATATGCAGACGAGTACAAGGAAAGCCGTATAGAGCGCCAGATCCACCACCATTACCAAAAGTAAGAGTAGAAGAGTCTCCACCTTTCACTGTGACTGGAGTTGATTACACAGGTGCGTTATACGTAAGAGACCATTCCGGAAGCgtaataaaagtatatatatgtttattcacaTGTGCCAATTCTCGAGCCTTACATTTAGAGGTTGTACCAGACCTGTCCAAAGAGTCATTCCTACTAGCCTTTAGGCGTTTCGTAAGCCGGAGATCAGTTCCGAGGGTCATGATGTCAGACAATGCTACAACGTTTACAAGTGCTTCAGAAAGCTTGAAACATATTTTCCAGTCAACTCAAGTCAGAGAAACATTAAGCAGAAAAGGCACAGAATGGAAATTCATTCCCAAACGAGCACCATGGTATGGAGGATGGTGGGAGCGACTAATAGGTCTCACAAAAATAGCGCTGAAGAAAGTTGTAGGATGCTCccttgttaccatggaaacacttCAAACGGTAGTTACGGAGATCGAAGCCATGCTGAACGACAGACCGTTAACTCAGATGTCATCAAGTGTCGATGACATGGACCCACTAACACCGTCACACCTTCTCTACGGCCGGAGActgacgtcacttccgtataaCACAACTACCTTAGactttgaaaattcatccaaatTTGACGAACATTCTGCGGTTACAAAACAGGCAAAATTACAATCAAAGCTCCTTGACCATTTCTGGAAACGGTGGAGAATGGAGTACTTAACAGCATTACGTGAATCTCACCGTAAATCAGGAACGAATGAACAGATGATAGCCGTGGGTGACGTAGTACAAATCCACGATGAATGTCCACGGAACCAATGGAAACTAGGCGTTGTTGAGCAGTTAATTACCGGAAGAGACGATCGTACCCGAGCTGCTACAATTAGAACTGCGAACGGAACTACAACCAGACCAATAGTGAAATTATACCCACTAGAATGTGTGAACTATAGAAACACTTAA
- the LOC128550557 gene encoding uncharacterized protein LOC128550557 produces MLHKLQMQSTIPHHPVRKESSTTPIRIVYDCSCKQSSSQPSLNDCLESTAPVLNELTSILMRFRLKKYAVTTDIEKAFLHVGLQEKDRDVTRFLWLTDPSDPKSQLCTYRFKAVLFGATCSPFILNATILKHLELNKTNKAAEIIKRDLYVTIYSLVLKKKEIYSPISVMHVI; encoded by the coding sequence ATGTTGCACAAACTTCAAATGCAGTCCACTATTCCCCACCACCCTGTGCGAAAGGAATCATCTACCACTCCTATTCGTATCGTGTATGACTGTAGTTGTAAACAGTCATCTAGTCAACCTAGCCTGAACGACTGCCTGGAGTCTACAGCACCTGTGCTGAATGAATTAACGTCTATATTGATGCGATTTCGATTGAAAAAGTACGCTGTAACCACTGACATAGAAAAAGCTTTCCTACATGTGGGACTACAAGAAAAAGACAGGGATGTTACCCGGTTTTTGTGGCTCACTGATCCTAGTGATCCTAAATCTCAACTTTGCACATACCGATTCAAAGCAGTGTTGTTCGGCGCGACGTGCTCACCGTTCATTCTTAACGCCACTATTCTCAAACACCTGGaattgaacaaaacaaacaaagcagcCGAGATTATAAAGAGAGATTTATATGTGACAATATACTCtctagttttgaagaaaaaagagaTCTACTCACCTATTTCCGTGATGCACGTGATCTGA